In Desulfurococcaceae archaeon MEX13E-LK6-19, the genomic window CAAAGTATAGGAGAACCCTCAACTCAGATGACCCTACGTACATTCCACTATGCTGGTGTAAGAGAATTCAACGTCACTCTAGGTTTACCACGTCTGATAGAGATAGTTGACGCAAGGAAGAAACCATCCACAGCAATAATGGAGATCTATCTTGATGAAGAACATAGGTATAGTGAAGAAAAGGCGCGTGAAGTACAGAGGAGAATTGAGACCACAACCATAGAGAATGTTGCCAAGGAGGTTGACGTAGACCCCATTGCTGGCGTGTCAATAGTTCTCGACAGGAGCATGATGGAAGACAAGGGTGTAACTCTAGAGGATGTAAAGAAGACTCTTGAGAAACTAAAGCTTGGTGACATAAGTGTTGATGAAGAAAACAACGTCATTACTATTGAGTGGAAGACTCCGCCAGACTATACTAAGCTGGAGCGTATTAGAACAAAGATTCTGCAGGCCAGGATCAAGGGCATCAAGGGTATTAATAAAGTGATTATACAGAAGAGGAGAACTATTGCCCCCGATGGCAAGGAAGTCGAGGAGTATGTCTTGATCGCTGAGGGTAGTGCTCTAGCAGAAGTACTGAGGACACCTGGTGTAGACCACAGGAGAGTCTACACCAATAACATCAAGGAGGTCGAGGAAGTACTGGGTATTGAGGCAGCTAGAACAGCTATTATAAAAGAGATCAAGGATGTACTAGAGGATCAGGGTCTCGATGTAGATGTAAGACACGTAATGCTTATAGCCGACATAATGACGTGGAGTGGTAGAGTAAGACAAGTAGGTAGACACGGTGTAGCTGGAGAGAAACCCAGTGTGCTTGCGCGCGCAGCATTCGAAATGACTGTGCAGAAGCTCGTCGAGGCGGCTATGTCGGGTGATGTGGATCCGTTGGTGGGTGTGACAGAAAACGTAATAATAGGGCAACCAGTACCCGTTGGTACTGGTATGGTTGAACTGTACATGAAGCCAAGCAAGTCTGGTGAGGAACAAGAGGAAGAGGAGGAAGAGTAGGAGGTGTAGTGTATGAGTTTAAGTGTATC contains:
- the rpoA2 gene encoding DNA-directed RNA polymerase subunit A'', translating into MSERKYIEKEEDLKKYLEEHLRDQVSVSVYEEAVKVITETWRKYGLTWDELERIVKEIISRYKASLVDPGEPVGTVAAQSIGEPSTQMTLRTFHYAGVREFNVTLGLPRLIEIVDARKKPSTAIMEIYLDEEHRYSEEKAREVQRRIETTTIENVAKEVDVDPIAGVSIVLDRSMMEDKGVTLEDVKKTLEKLKLGDISVDEENNVITIEWKTPPDYTKLERIRTKILQARIKGIKGINKVIIQKRRTIAPDGKEVEEYVLIAEGSALAEVLRTPGVDHRRVYTNNIKEVEEVLGIEAARTAIIKEIKDVLEDQGLDVDVRHVMLIADIMTWSGRVRQVGRHGVAGEKPSVLARAAFEMTVQKLVEAAMSGDVDPLVGVTENVIIGQPVPVGTGMVELYMKPSKSGEEQEEEEEE